One Candidatus Neomarinimicrobiota bacterium DNA segment encodes these proteins:
- a CDS encoding nodulation protein NfeD, whose translation MTTQHKFYHFGIVLAIVLLLPLSISAQQNRVHVMTVEGVIGPVTAEFINSELDAATNANAEALIIQLDTPGGLMTAMRSIVKTELNAETPVIMYISPKGAQCASAGVFISYAAHIFAMAPGTNVGSASPVTLGGGGATPGTEGQQDTTQSETMMKKVTNDAVAQIKSIAEQRGRNGEWAEEAVREAVNITEYEALELNVIDYISPSLDSLLAQIDGDTVEVASGETVIQTGNAQIVYREKSTRFKILDTISHPNVAYILMMLGFYGLFFELSNPGTIFPGVIGAICLILAFFAFQVLPINYAGIALIILAIILFIAETQVPSFGLLTAGGVASMVIGSIMLIDTPEPFFRVTWSVIIPVVVTTVLFFVFALGMALKAQKSKVITGVEGIVGEIGIAETPIHQSGTVAVHGETWTAVSDEPIPEGTEVRVEEVRQMKIKVSPVHNN comes from the coding sequence ATGACCACACAACATAAATTTTACCATTTCGGCATTGTCCTAGCAATAGTGCTGCTGCTCCCTCTCTCCATCTCCGCACAACAAAACCGGGTGCATGTGATGACCGTGGAAGGCGTTATCGGTCCGGTCACGGCTGAGTTCATAAATAGTGAACTCGACGCCGCTACCAACGCCAATGCCGAAGCCCTGATTATCCAGCTGGATACACCTGGTGGACTCATGACCGCCATGCGATCTATTGTTAAGACCGAATTAAATGCCGAAACTCCTGTAATTATGTATATATCACCGAAGGGCGCTCAGTGTGCGTCGGCCGGAGTATTTATCTCATACGCCGCACACATCTTTGCCATGGCGCCGGGCACGAACGTCGGATCGGCCTCGCCGGTCACGCTTGGCGGCGGTGGTGCCACGCCCGGCACCGAAGGCCAGCAGGACACCACCCAGTCCGAGACCATGATGAAAAAGGTTACGAACGATGCGGTGGCACAGATCAAGTCCATTGCCGAGCAGCGAGGCCGGAACGGTGAATGGGCGGAAGAGGCCGTGCGCGAAGCGGTAAACATCACCGAGTACGAGGCGCTGGAACTCAACGTTATCGATTACATATCGCCATCCCTGGATAGTCTGCTGGCACAAATCGACGGAGACACAGTGGAGGTTGCTTCCGGGGAAACCGTCATTCAAACCGGCAATGCACAGATCGTTTATCGTGAAAAAAGTACCCGGTTTAAAATTCTGGATACTATCAGCCATCCGAATGTGGCATACATATTAATGATGCTCGGATTTTACGGCCTCTTTTTCGAGCTGAGTAATCCCGGCACTATCTTTCCTGGCGTTATAGGCGCCATCTGTCTGATCCTGGCGTTTTTCGCATTTCAGGTGCTGCCTATCAACTACGCCGGTATCGCATTAATTATATTGGCTATTATTCTTTTCATTGCCGAAACCCAGGTGCCGAGTTTCGGCCTGCTCACCGCCGGAGGAGTCGCTTCTATGGTAATCGGATCAATTATGCTGATTGACACGCCGGAACCGTTTTTCCGGGTAACCTGGAGTGTTATCATTCCTGTAGTCGTCACAACCGTTCTATTCTTCGTCTTTGCCCTGGGCATGGCGCTAAAAGCCCAAAAGAGTAAAGTTATCACCGGGGTGGAAGGTATTGTCGGCGAGATCGGCATTGCCGAAACGCCGATCCACCAATCCGGCACAGTTGCGGTGCACGGCGAGACGTGGACGGCAGTGAGCGACGAACCGATCCCCGAGGGGACGGAAGTCCGGGTGGAGGAAGTCCGGCAGATGAAGATTAAGGTGAGTCCGGTTCACAACAACTGA
- a CDS encoding Rrf2 family transcriptional regulator codes for MKCIISEQEKDPDVVVSATEIAERFNIPRGILGKVLQQLARNGMIKSYQGVTGGYVLDKAPEDINLNDIVRIIEGPISMVECSTNNGEECSQLENCNIKSPILTIQRNLTNYFKNISLADL; via the coding sequence ATGAAATGCATCATTTCGGAACAGGAAAAGGATCCGGATGTTGTGGTGAGCGCCACGGAAATCGCAGAGCGGTTTAATATTCCGCGGGGAATTCTTGGGAAAGTACTGCAGCAGCTGGCGCGGAACGGAATGATAAAATCCTACCAGGGCGTCACCGGCGGATATGTGCTGGACAAAGCGCCTGAGGATATTAACCTGAACGACATCGTCCGGATAATCGAGGGACCGATATCCATGGTGGAATGCTCCACAAATAACGGCGAAGAGTGCTCCCAGCTGGAAAATTGCAATATCAAATCGCCGATATTGACCATACAACGCAACTTGACCAATTATTTTAAAAATATTAGTTTAGCTGATCTGTAA
- a CDS encoding superoxide dismutase, Ni yields the protein MGKKVVTVAIMAMLSLFLSKEVMAHCQLPCGIYGDNMRIMSIDEHITTIEKSMRLIKELQKNPSENMNQIVRWVNNKENHADELTDILTYYFMAQRVKIPEEKSGEAYKKYSTQLELLHGMMISAMKAKQTTDHKHVEKLRSQLDKFVNAYFSEEDRMHLQKEHGLGGE from the coding sequence ATGGGTAAAAAAGTAGTAACCGTTGCCATTATGGCGATGCTGTCGCTCTTTCTTTCCAAAGAAGTGATGGCGCATTGCCAGCTGCCGTGTGGAATTTACGGTGACAATATGCGCATCATGAGTATCGATGAGCATATTACGACCATCGAAAAATCCATGCGGCTAATCAAGGAGCTCCAGAAAAATCCATCGGAGAATATGAACCAGATCGTCCGCTGGGTGAATAACAAGGAAAACCACGCCGACGAACTGACGGACATCCTGACCTATTATTTTATGGCGCAGCGGGTCAAGATTCCTGAAGAGAAAAGCGGCGAAGCATATAAGAAGTATAGCACCCAGCTGGAACTGCTGCACGGCATGATGATCTCCGCCATGAAGGCTAAGCAGACCACTGATCACAAACACGTGGAAAAGCTCCGCAGCCAGCTAGACAAATTCGTGAACGCCTACTTCAGCGAGGAAGACCGGATGCACCTGCAAAAAGAGCACGGACTTGGAGGCGAATAA
- a CDS encoding IgA Peptidase M64, whose translation MKKLLYPILIAFFLSTFVFAQQPNFETWFENKTLRVDYHHTGDSDEQTFALDELYQEGEWAGTTTNLIDQFNQGRYYVKVYDVDSDKLLYSRGFDSIFGEYQTTTPAQKGIKRTYHESVLIPYPRDSVRLAIESRDKQNKLHEVFSQTIDPDDVNIIKEPADKDIEVINVVKSGDPHTSVDVAILAEGYTASQLKKVKSDLEKFKKVFFKQEPYKSHMDKFNVYGVFKPSDESGTDQPTHGSFRNTAINSSFNSLGSPRYLLVDDNKTMRDIAGAVPYDALFVMVNSSRYGGGGIYNLYCTFTSDNQWYEYLFVHEFGHSFAGLGDEYYTSSTAYNDFYPQGVEPTEPNITALLDLPNVKWEKYTSEGLEIPTPWAKAKYDSMSNSYQRIRGELNDKIARMKRNDAPEDEIAELEEKSEQLSKEHADKLDAFLENSPYADKVGAFEGAGYSSEGLYRPMLDCIMFSKGSKPYCTVCEQAIINVIEYYTE comes from the coding sequence ATGAAAAAACTACTCTACCCGATCCTCATTGCCTTTTTTCTATCAACGTTTGTGTTCGCACAACAACCCAACTTCGAAACTTGGTTCGAAAATAAAACCCTTCGCGTCGATTATCATCACACTGGTGATTCTGATGAGCAAACATTTGCGCTGGACGAACTCTACCAGGAAGGCGAGTGGGCCGGAACGACCACGAATCTTATTGACCAGTTCAACCAGGGGCGGTACTATGTCAAAGTCTATGATGTTGATTCTGATAAACTGCTTTATTCCAGAGGATTTGACAGCATCTTCGGCGAATACCAGACCACCACGCCGGCGCAAAAGGGCATTAAACGCACCTACCACGAGTCGGTACTGATTCCGTATCCCAGAGATTCAGTCCGACTGGCTATCGAATCCCGGGACAAACAGAATAAACTCCACGAGGTATTTAGCCAGACAATCGATCCGGATGACGTGAACATAATCAAAGAGCCTGCGGACAAAGATATCGAAGTAATTAACGTCGTGAAGTCAGGCGATCCGCATACCAGCGTTGACGTAGCCATCCTGGCGGAGGGATATACGGCATCCCAGCTGAAGAAGGTCAAATCCGATCTGGAAAAGTTTAAGAAGGTCTTCTTCAAACAGGAGCCGTATAAAAGTCACATGGATAAATTCAATGTCTACGGTGTGTTCAAACCGTCCGATGAATCCGGGACTGACCAACCGACCCACGGATCGTTCAGGAATACTGCCATCAACTCCAGCTTCAATTCGCTGGGATCGCCCCGGTATCTCCTTGTAGATGACAACAAAACAATGCGGGATATCGCCGGCGCCGTGCCGTACGATGCGCTGTTCGTCATGGTGAATTCTTCCCGATACGGCGGTGGTGGAATTTATAACCTCTACTGCACGTTTACTTCGGACAACCAGTGGTACGAGTACCTGTTCGTGCACGAGTTCGGACATTCGTTCGCCGGACTCGGCGACGAATACTACACCTCGTCGACGGCATACAACGATTTTTACCCACAAGGTGTTGAACCGACCGAGCCGAATATAACGGCGCTCCTTGATCTGCCAAACGTGAAATGGGAGAAATACACATCGGAGGGCCTCGAAATCCCGACGCCGTGGGCCAAGGCGAAGTACGATAGTATGAGTAATTCCTACCAGAGAATCCGCGGCGAACTGAACGATAAGATCGCCCGGATGAAGCGGAACGATGCTCCTGAGGACGAGATTGCTGAGCTGGAAGAAAAGTCGGAGCAGCTCTCCAAAGAACACGCTGACAAGCTGGATGCCTTCCTCGAAAACAGCCCGTATGCCGACAAAGTCGGCGCATTCGAGGGCGCGGGGTATTCCTCCGAAGGACTCTACCGGCCTATGCTGGACTGTATCATGTTCTCCAAGGGATCAAAACCGTACTGCACCGTCTGCGAACAGGCGATTATTAATGTGATTGAGTATTATACGGAGTAA
- the amrS gene encoding AmmeMemoRadiSam system radical SAM enzyme: MHEAKYYEKLGDNKVHCYLCPRHCKIGDGQPGFCFIRTNDGGTLYQRAYNQPYAINIDPIEKKPLFHFHPGTDILSIGTAGCNMGCKFCQNWDISKAKHDHDRAFDFTPEAASDTARSNNCLSMAYTYNEPTIWAEYVEDLSREARSKGLYNVMVTNGYITPEVIDDVYENIDAANVDLKAFTERFYSKITLTHLEPVLEALKLLQEKGIWIELTTLVIPEQNDSNDEFREMCEWVIDNLGPDVPMHFTAFHPDYKMKDTSHTPSSTLEHARDIAMDIGVQYAYVGNVYSDNANTYCPNCGELLIQRNWLAILDYNIDDNRCSGCGESIPGHFEHAAIKRNIFN, encoded by the coding sequence ATGCACGAAGCAAAATACTACGAAAAGTTAGGCGACAATAAAGTACACTGTTATCTCTGTCCCCGGCACTGCAAGATCGGGGACGGTCAGCCCGGATTCTGCTTTATCCGGACCAACGATGGCGGCACCCTGTACCAGCGCGCGTACAATCAGCCGTACGCAATTAACATCGATCCCATAGAAAAGAAACCGCTCTTCCACTTTCATCCGGGGACGGATATCCTCTCCATCGGCACCGCAGGATGCAACATGGGTTGCAAATTCTGCCAGAACTGGGATATCTCCAAGGCGAAGCACGATCACGATCGGGCATTCGACTTCACTCCGGAAGCTGCCAGTGACACGGCCAGGAGCAATAACTGCCTGAGCATGGCGTATACTTATAATGAGCCGACCATCTGGGCCGAGTACGTGGAAGACCTGAGCCGGGAAGCCCGCTCCAAAGGCTTATACAATGTGATGGTCACCAACGGCTACATTACGCCTGAAGTTATCGACGATGTGTACGAAAATATCGACGCGGCCAACGTGGATCTGAAGGCGTTTACAGAGCGATTTTACAGCAAGATCACACTGACGCATCTGGAGCCGGTGCTGGAGGCACTGAAACTCCTGCAGGAGAAAGGCATCTGGATCGAGTTGACTACTTTAGTAATTCCCGAGCAAAACGATTCCAATGATGAATTCCGCGAGATGTGCGAGTGGGTCATCGATAATCTCGGGCCGGATGTGCCGATGCACTTCACGGCGTTCCACCCGGATTACAAGATGAAGGATACGTCGCATACTCCTTCTTCAACACTTGAGCATGCGAGAGATATCGCCATGGATATCGGTGTGCAATACGCTTACGTCGGAAACGTTTACAGCGACAACGCCAACACCTACTGTCCGAATTGCGGTGAGCTCTTAATCCAGCGTAACTGGCTCGCCATACTGGACTACAATATTGATGACAACCGCTGCTCGGGATGCGGGGAGTCAATACCCGGCCACTTCGAGCACGCCGCAATCAAACGAAATATATTTAACTGA
- the sufB gene encoding Fe-S cluster assembly protein SufB translates to MSDTALQTANRDYEYGWHSEHKYKFKAPPGLTEDLIKDISKRKEEPEWMLEKRLEGFREFMKKPMPTWGGDLSDIDFNEIIYYLQPDYQKNKNQSWDDVPDDLKETFERIGIPEAERKFLAGVSNQFDSESVYSKLKGAWEEKGVLFFDMDAGLKEHPEIVKEYFGTLIPASDNKFAALNTAVWSGGSFIYVPEGVKVGLPLQAYFRINAENAGQFERTLIIVDKDAEVHYIEGCTSPSYSTNALHSAVVELIAHEGATLRYTTLQNWYSSVYNLVTKRSKAEKNARVEWIDYNGGSKVTMKYPSVYLVGEGAHAEIVSIATAKENQHQDTGGKAIHAAPNTTSKVTSKSISFDGGRTSYRGLIKVHPGMENCKSDIECDALMMGSNAESDTYPYMEIEDDTAQIEHEATVSKIGEEQLFYLMSRGLTEDQAKSTIVHGFLDEFERTLPMEYAVEFNRLVDLQMEGSVG, encoded by the coding sequence ATGTCTGATACAGCACTGCAAACAGCCAATAGAGATTACGAATACGGCTGGCACAGCGAACATAAATATAAATTTAAAGCGCCACCCGGATTAACCGAGGATCTCATCAAAGATATCTCCAAGCGGAAGGAAGAGCCGGAGTGGATGCTGGAGAAGCGTCTAGAGGGTTTCCGGGAATTTATGAAGAAGCCGATGCCCACGTGGGGCGGCGATCTCTCGGATATCGACTTCAACGAGATCATCTACTATCTCCAGCCGGACTACCAGAAAAATAAGAACCAGAGCTGGGATGATGTGCCGGACGATCTCAAGGAAACGTTCGAACGGATCGGTATTCCGGAAGCAGAGCGGAAGTTCCTGGCCGGCGTGTCCAATCAGTTTGACTCCGAATCGGTCTACAGCAAGCTGAAAGGCGCCTGGGAGGAAAAAGGTGTACTCTTCTTTGATATGGATGCCGGACTAAAGGAACATCCGGAGATCGTCAAAGAATACTTCGGTACATTGATTCCGGCCTCCGATAATAAATTCGCAGCGCTGAATACCGCGGTCTGGTCCGGCGGAAGTTTCATTTACGTGCCAGAGGGAGTGAAGGTCGGATTGCCGCTGCAGGCGTATTTCCGGATTAATGCAGAGAATGCCGGTCAGTTCGAGCGGACACTCATCATCGTGGACAAGGATGCGGAAGTACACTATATCGAAGGGTGCACCAGTCCGTCCTATTCGACGAATGCGCTGCATTCTGCGGTAGTGGAACTGATTGCCCACGAGGGCGCTACGCTTCGTTACACGACTCTTCAGAACTGGTACAGTTCGGTGTACAATCTGGTGACCAAACGATCAAAGGCCGAAAAGAATGCTCGCGTCGAGTGGATTGATTACAACGGCGGGAGCAAGGTCACCATGAAGTATCCGAGTGTCTACCTGGTAGGTGAGGGCGCTCATGCCGAGATCGTGTCCATCGCCACGGCGAAGGAAAATCAGCACCAGGATACCGGCGGCAAAGCGATCCACGCCGCGCCAAACACCACCTCGAAGGTGACATCTAAAAGTATCAGCTTCGATGGTGGACGGACCTCCTATCGGGGATTGATTAAAGTCCATCCGGGCATGGAGAACTGCAAGTCGGACATCGAGTGTGATGCGCTGATGATGGGCTCAAATGCGGAGTCCGATACCTATCCCTACATGGAGATCGAGGACGACACCGCGCAGATTGAGCACGAGGCGACGGTCTCCAAGATCGGCGAGGAGCAGCTCTTCTATCTGATGAGCCGCGGTCTCACTGAAGACCAGGCCAAGAGCACTATCGTCCACGGATTCCTGGATGAGTTCGAGCGGACTCTGCCCATGGAATACGCAGTCGAATTTAATCGGTTGGTGGATCTCCAGATGGAGGGTTCTGTCGGATAA
- the sufC gene encoding Fe-S cluster assembly ATPase SufC, with protein sequence MLKISGLKGGVEDTEILHGIDLEVNGGEVHAIMGPNGSGKSTMAHILMGNPRYHITDGEITFRGESVNDLEPDERARLGMFLAFQYPSEIPGVSMDKFLRDSYNAVKNDSISVGKFSKYLRQKMQDLEMDEKFASRYLNEGFSGGEKKRSEMLQMAVLEPKLAILDETDSGLDIDALRTVAESVNKLVNPEMGVLVITHYQRILRYLEPDHVYIMLNGKIADKGGPELAEKLEDKGYDWIREKTEVEV encoded by the coding sequence ATGTTGAAAATATCCGGGCTGAAGGGCGGTGTGGAAGACACCGAGATTCTGCACGGCATCGACCTGGAAGTTAACGGCGGCGAAGTCCATGCCATTATGGGACCGAACGGATCCGGGAAAAGTACGATGGCTCATATTTTGATGGGCAATCCCCGCTATCATATCACGGATGGCGAGATCACATTTCGTGGCGAGTCGGTCAATGATCTTGAACCTGATGAGCGGGCGCGACTTGGCATGTTTCTGGCATTTCAGTATCCCAGCGAAATTCCGGGAGTCAGCATGGACAAGTTTCTCAGAGATTCCTATAATGCCGTGAAGAATGATTCTATTTCAGTGGGAAAATTTTCCAAATATCTCCGCCAGAAGATGCAGGATCTGGAAATGGATGAAAAATTTGCGTCGCGCTACCTGAACGAAGGGTTCTCAGGTGGCGAGAAGAAGCGGAGCGAAATGCTCCAGATGGCCGTACTCGAACCGAAATTGGCCATTCTGGACGAAACGGATTCCGGCCTGGATATTGACGCACTCAGAACAGTCGCAGAATCGGTCAATAAACTGGTGAATCCTGAAATGGGAGTACTGGTAATCACGCATTACCAGCGGATTCTACGGTACCTGGAACCGGATCACGTCTACATCATGCTCAACGGAAAGATTGCTGACAAAGGCGGGCCGGAACTGGCAGAAAAACTGGAAGATAAAGGCTACGACTGGATAAGGGAAAAGACCGAAGTCGAAGTCTAA
- a CDS encoding TonB-dependent receptor: MSSTVKLTFYIAGILWLIGVDIDAATLSGFVKDAETTDPLTYANVVLRGTERGATTDQRGYFIIHQVPAGEYTLSVSYIGYAAEDTTIQVQDGQNIRVDFSLMPQNIQGEEVVVTANRRRFEQMVETSTINLTPRELEIVPAFVEADIFRSIQMLPGVVSQNDFSAALVVRGGSPDENLILLDGIEVYNPYHFGGIFSAFNTDAIRDADFKAGGFPVRYGGRLSSVLEISTKEGNPRGGMLGKNWPLKQYWDITGMSFDVSLLSSKAFIEGPIYKGGYTFSARRTYFDKVADMFHSLNDTIPTLPYYFYDLQWRAHSQITPSHRIDVQGYHGADNLTLEFGTEGVQSQELDFNWIWGNTTNSIGLKSILRPDLVAETMIARSVYDFDVDFSQTTTDSAGNEVRNRFIIRNALYDLTFSEKIDWKLSEQHRLQLGLEYKRFAFEFSFTNNDVTYLDEDREPRLFSLYAQDSWKVNVLLNLQFGVRTSFYSLSDRPWTDLRGGFKYRVQENTALKGSIGSYSQFLFTSNDDDAVLRIVDFWLPVPEYLDPQRAIHYVLGIEQWIGEGHQLSLEGYYKPYLNALDANPIQSVYDETDDYIAGTGTAYGIETIFKRSVGDLSGWIAYTWSSIEKRIDLDGDGTVEPEHGEVYHPKYDKRHNFNLVVNYRLNERNAFGLSWNWSSGQPYTPVVGKMYGGNETAGWFRPYLYQTNISGNRNSANFPAYVRGDISYTRQLDWFGWDGEFKFQILNFTNQFNVLLYQWDHSSSPSTVVANSMFPIIPTFGFSFRI, translated from the coding sequence ATGAGCAGTACAGTTAAACTGACATTTTACATCGCTGGGATTCTCTGGCTCATCGGGGTAGATATCGACGCGGCCACTCTTTCCGGCTTTGTGAAAGATGCCGAAACCACAGATCCACTGACCTACGCGAACGTGGTTTTGCGCGGAACCGAGCGCGGAGCCACCACCGATCAGCGAGGGTATTTCATCATCCACCAGGTTCCGGCCGGTGAATACACTTTAAGCGTGAGCTATATCGGATACGCCGCTGAAGACACAACCATCCAGGTGCAGGATGGCCAAAACATCCGCGTCGATTTTAGTCTGATGCCACAGAATATCCAGGGCGAGGAGGTGGTCGTCACGGCTAACCGGCGCCGGTTCGAGCAGATGGTGGAGACCAGCACCATCAACCTGACTCCCAGAGAATTGGAGATTGTGCCGGCCTTTGTGGAGGCAGATATTTTCCGCTCCATCCAGATGCTGCCCGGTGTGGTGTCGCAAAACGATTTCTCCGCGGCGCTGGTGGTGCGCGGCGGCAGCCCGGACGAAAACCTGATCCTGCTGGACGGGATCGAGGTCTACAATCCCTACCACTTTGGGGGCATCTTCTCCGCATTTAATACCGACGCCATCAGGGACGCCGACTTTAAGGCGGGCGGATTTCCGGTGCGTTACGGCGGACGACTCTCTTCAGTGCTCGAAATTAGTACCAAGGAAGGCAATCCCAGGGGCGGAATGCTGGGGAAAAACTGGCCGCTGAAGCAGTATTGGGATATCACCGGGATGTCCTTTGATGTGAGTCTCCTGAGTTCCAAGGCGTTTATCGAAGGGCCGATTTACAAGGGCGGCTACACCTTCTCTGCCAGGCGCACTTATTTCGACAAAGTCGCCGATATGTTCCACAGTCTGAATGACACGATTCCGACCCTCCCGTACTATTTTTACGACCTTCAGTGGCGCGCTCACTCCCAAATTACGCCGTCGCACCGCATCGACGTGCAGGGATATCACGGCGCCGATAACCTGACGCTGGAATTCGGCACGGAGGGAGTACAGTCGCAGGAGCTGGACTTCAACTGGATCTGGGGGAATACGACCAACAGCATCGGACTGAAATCCATCCTCCGTCCTGATCTGGTGGCCGAAACTATGATCGCCCGGAGCGTCTACGACTTCGACGTGGATTTCAGCCAGACCACTACCGACTCCGCCGGAAACGAGGTACGCAACCGGTTTATCATCCGGAACGCGCTTTACGACCTTACCTTCTCTGAAAAAATCGACTGGAAACTCAGCGAGCAGCACCGGCTGCAGCTGGGACTGGAGTATAAGAGGTTCGCCTTTGAGTTTTCGTTCACCAATAACGATGTGACGTATCTGGACGAAGACAGGGAGCCGCGACTGTTCAGCCTGTATGCTCAGGATTCCTGGAAGGTAAACGTGCTCCTGAATCTCCAGTTCGGCGTCAGGACGTCGTTCTATTCGCTCTCGGATCGGCCGTGGACGGATCTCCGTGGCGGATTCAAATACCGCGTGCAGGAAAACACCGCCCTGAAGGGCAGCATCGGTTCGTATTCCCAGTTCCTGTTCACCAGTAATGATGACGACGCCGTACTTCGCATCGTGGATTTCTGGCTGCCGGTACCGGAATATCTCGATCCGCAGCGTGCAATTCACTACGTACTCGGCATTGAGCAGTGGATCGGCGAGGGGCACCAGCTCAGCCTCGAGGGCTACTATAAGCCATACCTTAACGCGCTGGATGCGAATCCCATCCAGAGCGTGTACGACGAAACCGACGACTACATCGCCGGGACCGGGACGGCGTACGGTATTGAAACCATATTCAAACGCTCGGTTGGCGACCTGTCCGGATGGATCGCCTACACCTGGTCCAGCATCGAAAAGCGGATTGATCTGGACGGTGACGGTACAGTGGAGCCGGAGCACGGCGAAGTCTATCACCCGAAATACGACAAGCGTCACAATTTTAACCTGGTGGTGAATTACCGGCTGAACGAGAGAAACGCGTTCGGCCTGAGCTGGAACTGGAGCAGCGGGCAACCGTACACGCCGGTGGTCGGCAAAATGTACGGCGGCAACGAGACCGCGGGCTGGTTCCGGCCGTACCTGTATCAGACGAATATTTCCGGAAACCGGAACAGCGCTAATTTTCCCGCGTACGTCCGCGGCGATATCAGTTACACCCGGCAGCTGGACTGGTTCGGCTGGGACGGAGAATTCAAATTTCAAATCCTCAACTTCACGAACCAATTCAACGTGCTGCTTTACCAGTGGGATCACTCCTCATCGCCGTCCACCGTGGTAGCCAACTCCATGTTTCCGATCATCCCGACCTTCGGATTTTCATTCAGGATATGA
- a CDS encoding slipin family protein, which produces MDLNILIPILVVLIVILASAIRVLKEYERGVIFRLGRVVSASKGPGLIFLIPVIDRMEKVSLRTIVMDVPPQDIITKDNVSVTVNAVIYFRVLDPNKAVVEVEEYLYATSQLAQTTLRSTLGQHELDELLSERDKINHSLQEIIDRHTDPWGIKISNVEVKHVDLPKEMQRAMARQAEAERDRRAKVINAEGEYQAANRLAEAATVIGDHPMAMQLRFLQTLTEVAAENNSTTVFPVPVDLFEPFLKKMAKSDSKSGSSE; this is translated from the coding sequence ATGGATTTGAATATTCTTATACCAATCCTTGTCGTTCTGATTGTCATCCTGGCCTCGGCCATACGCGTCCTAAAAGAGTACGAACGCGGTGTCATTTTCCGGCTGGGCCGGGTGGTCTCTGCTTCGAAAGGCCCCGGGTTGATCTTCCTGATCCCGGTTATCGATCGCATGGAAAAGGTAAGTCTGCGGACTATCGTCATGGACGTGCCGCCACAGGATATTATCACCAAGGATAACGTCTCTGTGACAGTCAATGCCGTTATCTATTTCAGAGTACTTGATCCCAACAAGGCCGTGGTGGAAGTGGAAGAGTACCTGTACGCCACCTCCCAGCTGGCCCAGACCACATTGCGGAGTACCCTCGGTCAGCATGAACTGGACGAACTCCTGTCGGAACGTGATAAAATCAACCATAGTTTGCAGGAGATTATTGATCGACATACTGATCCATGGGGGATTAAAATCAGTAATGTTGAAGTTAAACACGTGGATCTTCCCAAAGAGATGCAGCGGGCCATGGCGCGGCAGGCCGAGGCCGAGCGTGATCGGCGGGCCAAGGTTATCAACGCCGAGGGTGAATATCAGGCAGCCAACCGCCTCGCGGAAGCGGCGACCGTCATTGGCGATCATCCCATGGCGATGCAGCTGCGATTCCTGCAGACCTTGACCGAAGTGGCGGCGGAGAATAACTCCACCACCGTCTTCCCGGTGCCGGTGGATCTGTTCGAGCCCTTTCTGAAAAAGATGGCGAAGTCAGACTCCAAATCCGGATCGTCTGAATAA
- a CDS encoding zinc ribbon-containing protein gives MTAQSEHTKSQEEERVANAYDRILENVRNILTTTSDITKKEFDRALNQAGTSLEEASQYTKDEIEKARKAVRKDWQNFVKVAGKQKEDFLESEQFQRISDTGLGMLAKMTKAVKNWATFLDEKIDEQITYHTGEVAGAGTFKCVECEKTMTFKKSGRIPPCSSCKSTTFRRML, from the coding sequence ATGACGGCACAATCCGAACATACCAAGAGCCAGGAAGAAGAACGAGTCGCAAACGCATATGACCGTATCCTGGAAAACGTACGCAACATCCTGACCACGACTTCGGATATTACGAAAAAGGAGTTTGACCGGGCCCTGAATCAGGCAGGGACATCCCTGGAAGAGGCATCCCAATATACTAAAGACGAGATAGAAAAAGCCCGGAAGGCCGTGCGCAAAGATTGGCAGAATTTCGTAAAAGTCGCCGGCAAACAAAAAGAGGATTTTTTGGAATCAGAACAATTCCAGCGGATTTCAGACACCGGACTCGGGATGCTGGCCAAGATGACAAAGGCAGTGAAAAACTGGGCTACCTTCCTGGATGAAAAGATCGACGAGCAGATCACCTATCACACCGGTGAAGTTGCAGGAGCCGGCACATTTAAGTGTGTGGAATGCGAAAAAACAATGACCTTTAAAAAGAGCGGGCGCATTCCGCCGTGCAGCTCGTGTAAGAGTACGACGTTTCGGCGAATGCTGTAA